A single Lactuca sativa cultivar Salinas chromosome 8, Lsat_Salinas_v11, whole genome shotgun sequence DNA region contains:
- the LOC128128025 gene encoding uncharacterized protein LOC128128025, whose protein sequence is MDHDQKLLLVILMYLYIRFFWKRGVKRLRDNDSEMIGDEYTLELLHRNRLQCVEVLRMSRDSFVRLCAHFRANYSLKDNKHVSVEEKMAMFLMMIGHNQRYVIIKRRFQHSKQTIHKFFYEVLEKMMIFAQDVIVPTSFNPNPNIPGHNRRLRRIFKGAVGALDGTLIHAVVPAKKQDLYRSRGKGDCYQNVLAICDFNMIFTFVVAGWEGVAHDSRILSKAITDPQSSFPFPPPDKYYLCDAAYAHTRGFMAPYRNVRYWLGDFRQRRALTNKEKFNHVHAKLRNVIEHAFGVLKARFPILKRMAPFPFVTQRNIAMACFALHNFIRREGMSDEYFARYDEPNVSFRTNNVGVDDDEDGIPTHDA, encoded by the exons ATGGATCACGATCAAAAGTTACTTCTCGTAATTCTTATGTACCTGTACATCCGTTTTTTTTGGAAGAGGGGTGTGAAACGATTGCGGGATAATGATTCGGAAATGATAGGAGATGAATACACATTGGAGTTGTTACATCGTAATCGTTTACAATGTGTTGAAGTACTACGCATGTCTCGTGACTCTTTTGTACGACTATGTGCTCATTTTAGAGCAAATTATTCATTAAAGGACAACAAACATGTATCGGTTGAGGAAAAGATGGCCATGTTTTTGATGATGATCGGCCATAATCAACGTTACGTGATTATCAAGCGGAGATTTCAACACTCGAAGCAAACaattcataaatttttttatgaagtgttggaaaaaatgatgattttcgCACAAGATGTTATAGTACCAACTTCTTTTAATCCGAATCCAAACATTCCAGGACATAATAGGAGGCTACGACGGATTTTCAAAGGGGCGGTCGGTGCACTTgatggcactttgatacatgcTGTTGTCCCTGCTAAGAAACAAGACTTGTATAGAAGTAGGGGAAAGGGTGACTGCTACCAAAACGTATTGGCAATTTGTGACTTCAATATgattttcacatttgttgtggCCGGGTGGGAAGGGGTAGCACATGACTCTAGAATATTATCAAAAGCAATAACCGATCCACAATCATCATTCCCATTTCCACCACCCG acaaatattatctttgtgatgccgCATATGCACACACTCGAGGATTTATGGCCCCTTATCGTAATGTGAGGTATTGGCTTGGAGATTTTCGTCAACGACGTGCATTGACCAATAAGGAAAAATTTAACCATGTACATGCAAAACTTCGGAATGTCATTGAGCAtgcttttggtgttttgaaagcaCGTTTCCCTATATTGAAGAGGATGGCACCATTCCCGTTCGTGACACAAAGAAACATTGCCATGGCATGTTTTGCgcttcataattttataaggagAGAAGGAATGAGTGATGAGTATTTTGCACGATACGATGAACCCAATGTCTCGTTTCGAACTAACAATGTGGGcgttgatgatgatgaagacggGATTCCAACACATG ATGCATGA